One Rhizoctonia solani chromosome 1, complete sequence DNA window includes the following coding sequences:
- a CDS encoding ribosome biogenesis regulatory protein, giving the protein MDVSAIVEAEASKKKAVTVEKDIPIQIDIGLLSALDTNPIDTEAYNTDLESHLQAVARDGAQVILGALFGLPTQPSDDGPIATLPPPTTALPRAKPLPKPKPPTKWERFAAAKGIQKTKRDRREWDEERQEWVNRWGWKGKNKDQEEQWIHEVPDNAPDDYDPAVEARKERKARVAKNEKQRERNLNVAAASGQLTRTSTASMGRFDKKLEGDTKLKGVKRQYAPNEVSAESEKKSSMDIIKRLDREPPKSKRVRTDAEAEDSRRSGKDGLVNVRKAIRHASKGNGGIALAKGLKKQSGTTKRKAGKGK; this is encoded by the exons ATGGATGTTAGTGCAATTGTAGAGGCCGAGGCATCCAAAAA AAAAGCGGTTACAGTCGAAAAGGATATCCCCATACAGATTGACATTGGGCTACTCagcgcacttgacacaaatcCGATTGACACAGAGGCATACAA CACTGACTTAGAATCTCACCTACAAGCTGTAGCTCGGGATGGTGCCCAAGTGATACTCGGAGCACTATTTGGACTCCCGACCCAGCCTTCAGACGACGGACCTATAGCAACTCTGCCACCTCCAACGACAGCGCTTCCTCGTGCGAAACCACTTCCAAAACCCAAGCCTCCTACCAAATGGGAGCGTTTCGCTGCTGCCAAGGGCATCCAAAAAACGAAACGTGACCGCCGTGAGTGGGATGAAGAGCGTCAGGAGTGGGTCAATAGGTGGGGCTGGAAGGGCAAGAACAaggaccaagaagaacagTGGATTCACGAGGTTCCCGATAATGCTC CTGACGACTACGATCCTGCCGTGGAGGCACGCAAGGAGCGCAAGGCTCGTGTAGCTAAAAACGAGAAGCAAAGAGAGAGAAACTTGAACGTCGCTGCTGCCAGTGGTCAGC TTACCCGAACATCAACTGCGAGCATGGGCCG GTTTGACAAGAAATTAGAAGGCGATACAAAACTCAAAGGCGTCAAAAGACAGTACGCTCCCAACGAGGTTTCTGCCGAGTCTGAAAAGAAATCTTCGATGGATATCATAAAACGACTTGACCGGGAGCCTCCGAAATCCAAGCGAGTACGAACCGACGCTGAAGCTGAGGACAGCAGGCGCTCTGGTAAGGACGGTCTTGTTAATGTTCGTAAGGCTATTCGTCACGCGAGCAAGGGTAATGGTGGTATTGCACTAGCAAAAGGCCTAAAAAAGCAGAGTGGAACAACGAAAAGGAAGGCTGGGAAAGGAAAGTGA
- a CDS encoding Type 2A phosphatase-associated protein 41 yields MATGCNAAVAVPPHKRSDTETTSTIEISGWRLTSTSLPISNGAEIDACQAEVGINLPEMFFGNNSLVLEWFGPDSDVGIPPTRPDSEENKEDVDIKPESKPLWRYEFRAQDALKCVHRGPSEPGDGCVKVGYSEAWLKSRTGPAAESPMPEMVEVKPYDWTYTPLYPGHASVPNDLDNDGFVPADPENPQHAIPISELQRPDPILFYAEIPLYEDELHDNGLSILTIRIRVMPGSLFILFRFTLRVDDVLFRNFDTRVYHSFVRNPPLVVRDTRGWETPYKTLRSLLPNPEDLSPLTDPQWIARMLASLPESSTTDKSSRRSTGWRGLGTRIEVLDLNKLASQVEQELSSGVNALGLDEKQS; encoded by the exons ATGGCCACAGGCTGTAATGCTGCGGTAGCAGTCCCACCCCACAAACGCTCGGATACTGAAACAACCAGTACAATCGAAATATCGGGATGGCGTCTCACTAGCACATCCTTGCCTATCTCCAACGGTGCAGAGATCGATGCTTGTCAGGCAGAAGTCGGTATCAATCTTCCTGAAATGTTTTTCGGTAATAACTCGTTGGTGCTCGAATGGTTTGGTCCCGACTCAGATGTGGGTATTCCACCTACCAGACCAGACTCTGAGGAAAACAAGGAGGACGTCGATATTAAACCCGAAAGTAAACCTCTATGGCGGTATGAATTCCGGGCTCAAGACGCACTGAAGTGCGTTCACCGAGGGCCGAGTGAACCTGGGGATGGGTGCGTCAAGGTTGGGTATTCGGAGGCATGGCTTAAAAGTCG GACGGGGCCGGCGGCAGAATCGCCTATGCCAGAAATGGTTGAAGTGAAACCGTATGATTGGACGTACACGCCGCTTTACCCTGGTCACGCAAGCGTCCCAAACGACCTGGACAACGATGGGTTTGTACCAgcagatcctgaaaatccacaGCATGCGATACCGATTTCTGAGCTCCAACGACCCGATCCAATACTGTTTTACGCCGAAATACCACTGTATGAGGACGAATTGCACGACAATGGTCTTTCTATCTTGACTATTCGTATA CGTGTTATGCCCGGGTCGTTATTCATTCTTTTCAGGTTCACTCTCCGTGTTGACGATGTTCTATTCCGAAATTTCGACACTCGGGTCTATCATTCGTTCGTAAGAAATCCTCCTCTTGTAGTACGAGACACTCGAGGATGGGAAACGCCCTACAAGACACTCAGATCT CTGTTGCCAAACCCTGAAGATCTATCGCCACTGACGGATCCGCAATGGATCGCTCGCATGCTAGCATCATTGCCAGAGTCCTCGACAACGGACAAGTCCAGTCGACGTAGCACGGGATGGAGAGGTCTCGGTACTCGAATCGAAGTGTTGGATTTGAACAAGCTAGCGAGCCAAGTGGAGCAAGAGCTTTCCAGCGGAGTCAATGCGCTCGGATTAGATGAAAAACAAAGCTGA